A single genomic interval of Helianthus annuus cultivar XRQ/B chromosome 13, HanXRQr2.0-SUNRISE, whole genome shotgun sequence harbors:
- the LOC118485817 gene encoding uncharacterized protein LOC118485817 — MADARNINDDNDDNNDAVRQEAFENRVTEVAEGVIQANLLRLAQEVESRVLGVVDAMMTSRFEELKELIEGSKSRGKERRCTYKDFMACHLTTYDGKIDPIECQRWISNIEAVFIRSRCDKEDQVMFATGLLTHQAKDWWDAHSKEVGEDRLQVMTWQEFKGPFMRYHCPQSAIDKIQEDFLRLRQKNESVNEIANNFMDKMKFCGELVTTERMKISRFYGVLKAEVREFITPSKCETLEELIDLARDREIEIKRQEERGEKRPSEKGASFSPSKKGKFQDQGRKGKSKGGITPCKTCGKLHTGECLLGKKGCFKCGKEGHSSYQCPDNPKTCFNCFEKGHIKSECPKLQQGSKKEDKKQEGSRAKGRMFQITSEEAKSQPNVVSGIFLINSMPVYVLFDTGATMSFISSEIVQHPSFKIERMPLPLEVEIADSKSYLLYEICKNCKLTIEDEEFAIDLIPMILGEFKVIVGMDWMSQNHAEIKCESKSILLQTPSGKRLNVQGERKMEAKLCTLVQATKYVLNGSRAYLAYVVNTQQGFPKLEDVEVVNEFPDVFPEELPGLPPEREVEFNIELNPDAKPVAKAPYRLAPTEMRELMTQIQDLLDKGFIRPIMSFGLTNAPAAFMDLMNRVCRPMLDRSVIVFIDDILVYSRSKDEHTVHLREVLETLRKEKLYAKFSKCAFWLREVQFLGHVINAEGVMVDPSKIDAVMKWVPPKNPTEIRSFLGLAGYYRRKKEKFVWEKEQEGAFRMLKEKLSSPPILTLPDGTEDLVVYSDASHQGLGCVLMQRGRVIAYASRQLKPHERDLNMRQRRWLELIKDYDCDILYHPGKANVVADALSRKEYSLPIRVKSMKMIVTPRLLEAIRESQIKSLGAEDLKRERLKGVIDKLEENSTGLKTRFGRIWIPRFCEGMKRDIAKYVAKCLTCSQVKVEHQKPYGKLQPLETPVWKWEELTMDLITKLPKTKKGHDTIWVIVDRLTKSAHFLPIKEAYSSEKMAEIFMNEIISRHGVPVSIVSDRDTRFTSRYWRKFHESVGTKLHISTAYHPQTDGQTPVCWGEVGQRELAPSDLIAVTNEKIEMVRTRLKAAQDRQKAYADKRTRPIEFQVGDFVLLKVSPWKGIIRFRKRGKLGPRYIGPFKILARVGRVAYRLELPPALEGIHNTFHVSQLRKCLADDTAICLLLKHSVKEICILLKHNFP, encoded by the exons ATGGCTGATGCAAGAAATAtcaatgatgataatgatgataacaaTGATGCGGTTAGACAAGAAGCATTCGAAAACAGAGTCACAGAAGTAGCGGAAGGGGTTATACAAGCCAATCTACTTCGGTTAGCTCAAGAAGTAGAAAGCCGAGTTCTGGGGGTTGTGGATGCTATGATGACTAGTAGGTTCGAAGAGTTGAAGGAATTAATCGAAGGATCCAAGAGTAGAGGTAAGGAACGAAGGTGCACTTACAAGGATTTTATGGCATGCCATCTGACGACGTATGACGGTAAAATAGATCCTATTGAATGTCAAAGATGGATCTCGAACATAGAGGCGGTCTTTATACGAAGTCGGTGTGATaaggaggatcaagtgatgttcgCTACCGGTTTACTAACCCATCAAGCGAAGGATTGGTGGGATGCTCACAGCAAGGAGGTAGGCGAAGACAGGCTGCAAGTTATGACTTGGCAGGAGTTTAAGGGGCCCTTCATGAGATATCATTGTCCTCAGTCGGCTATCGACAAGATTCAGGAGGATTTCTTACGCCTCCGGCAGAAAAATGAATCAGTGAATGAAATAGCAAACAattttatggataagatgaagttctgtggGGAATTGGTAACAACCGAGAGGATGAAGATAAGTCGTTTTTATGGTGTGTTAAAGGCAGAAGTTAGAGAGTTCATCACTCCCTCAAAATGTGAAACTCTTGAAGAGCTCATTGATTTAGCACGGGATAGAGAGATCGAAATTAAAAGGCAAGAGGAGCGAGGTGAAAAGAGGCCGAGTGAAAAAGGGGCAAGTTTTAGTCCATCCAAGAAGGGGAAGTTTCAGGACCAAGGTAGAAAGGGTAAGTCGAAAGGTGGGATTACACCATGCAAGACGTGTGGAAAGCTCCATACCGGAGAGTGTTTGCTAGGTAAGAAGGGGTGCTTTAAATGCGGTAAGGAGGGGCATTCGTCCTATCAATGCCCGGATAACCCAAAGACTTGTTTCAATTGTTtcgaaaaagggcatatcaagtcAGAATGTCCAAAGCTTCAACAAGGGTCAAAGAAAGaagataagaagcaagagggttCAAGGGCAAAGGGGAGAATGTTTCAGATCACGTCTGAAGAAGCCAAGTCCCAACcaaatgtggtctcaggtatttTCCTAATAAATTCTATGCCGGTTTACGTTTTGTTTGACACCGGAGCTACTATGTCGTTTATCTCTAGTGAAATTGTTCAACACCCATCCTTTAAGATTGAACGAATGCCgttgcccttagaagtagagatagcagATAGTAAAAGTTATTTGTTGTACGAAATATGTAAAAATTGCAAATTgaccattgaggatgaggagtttGCTATTGATCTTATCCCCATGATCTTGGGGGAATTCAAAgtaatagtgggtatggattggatgTCTCAAAACCATGCAGAGATAAAATGTGAATCCAAATCTATACTTCTTCAAACTCCAAGTGGAAAACGATTGAATGTACAAGGCGAAAGGAAGATGGAAGCGAAGCTATGTACTCTCGTTCAAGCCACTAAGTACGTGCTCAATGGGAGTAGAGCATACTTAGCTTACGTAGTAAATACTCAACAAGGCTTTCCGAAGCTTGAAGatgttgaagttgtgaacgaaTTTCCGGATGTATTCCCGGAAGAATTGCCGGGACTCCCTCCCGAGCGAGAAGTGGAGTTCAATATCGAATTGAATCCGGATGCGAAACCAGTCGCGAAGGCTCCTTATAGATTAGCTCCCACGGAAATGCGGGAATTAATGACACAAATACAAGACCTCTTAgacaaaggctttatacgcccaa TAATGTCTTTCGGGTTAACTAATGCGCCGGCGgcatttatggaccttatgaaccgtgtATGCCGACCCATGTTGGATAGATCGGTAATTGTATTCATAGATGACATTTTGGTTTATTCACGAAGCAAAGACGAACATACGGTACATTTGCGTGAAGTACTTGAAACTCTCCGTAAGGAGAAGCTCtacgcaaaattttcaaaatgtgcctTTTGGCTTAGGGAGGTACAGTTTCTGGGGCATGTGATAAATGCGGAGGGTGTTATGGTCGATCCTTCAAAGATCGATGCTGTAATGAAGTGGGTTCCTCCGAAAAATCCAacagagataagaagttttctgggtCTTGCTGGATACTACCGAAG aaagaaagagaagtttgTATGGGAGAAAGAACAGGAGGGGGCTTTTCGAATGTTGAAAGAAAAACTATCAAGTCCCCCAATCCTAACGTTACCAGATGGAACCGAAGACCTGGTGGTCTATTCAGACGCTTCACACCAGGGATTGGGTTGTGTTCTAATGCAAAGAGGGAGagttatcgcttatgcttcgcgacaattgaagCCTCATGAG aGAGACCTAAATATGAGGCAGCGGAGGTGGTTGGAACTTATcaaagattatgattgtgatatcctctACCATCCGGGGAAGGCAAATGTAGTAGCCGATGCATTAAGCCGTAAAGAGTATTCACTACCCATAAGAGTGAAATCCATGAAGATGATAGTTACGCCACGATTACTCGAGGCAATACGCGAATCCCAAATAAAGTCGCTCGGAGCGGAAGACCTGAAGAGGGAACGACTGAAAGGTGTGATTGATAAACTAGAAGAAAATTCGACCGGGCTTAAGACGCGGTTCGGCCGAATTTGGATTCCGCGATTCTGCGAA GGTATGAAGCGTGACATAGCTAAATACGTCGCGAAATGCTTAACATGCTCCCAAGTGAAAgtagaacatcaaaagccgtatGGAAAATTACAACCTTTGGAGACaccggtatggaagtgggaggAATTAACGATGGATTTGATAACCAAACTTCCTAAAACAAAGAAAGggcatgatacaatatgggtaatcgtagaccggcTTACAAAAAGCGCTCACTTTTTACCCATCAAAGAAGCTTACTCTTCCGAGAAAATGGCAGAAATTTTTATGAACGAGATCATATCCCGTCATGGAGTGCCCGTGTCGATTGTCTCGGATCGAGACACTAGATTTACTTCTCGTTACTGGCGGAAGTTTCACGAGAGTGTGGGTACGAAGTTGCACATAAGTACTGCCTAccaccctcaaactgacggcca gactcccgtatgttggggtgAAGTAGGACAAAGGGAGCTTGCACCAAGTGATTTAATAGCAGTTACGAATGAAAAGATCGAAATGGTTAGAACAAGGTTGAAAGCAGCTCAAGATCGGCAAAAAGCTTATGCAGATAAGAGAACGCGTCCTatcgagttccaagttggagatTTTGTCTTGCTAAAGgtgtccccatggaagggtataatcCGTTTTCGCAAACGGGGAAAGTTAGGTCCTCGTTACATCGGGCCGTTTAAAATCTTAGCTCGGGTTGGAAGGGTGGCGTATCGACTAGAATTACCGCCTGCTCTAGAAGGGATTCATAATACCTTCCACGTGTCGCAATTGAGGAAATGTCTTGCGGATGACACagcaatctgcttgttgttaaaacacagcgtcaaggaAATCTGcatactgttaaaacacaat tttccataa